Proteins found in one Pseudochaenichthys georgianus chromosome 13, fPseGeo1.2, whole genome shotgun sequence genomic segment:
- the LOC117457908 gene encoding diablo IAP-binding mitochondrial protein-like, with product MAALRRITTCFRLLRSSTRVLISSGKPAGKWTHILYTGISSLTVGGALCAIPFKQADNLSRDSLVRRAASLVTDSSSTFLSQTTLALIDAITEYSKTVHTLISLQRRYLEALGRLSQVEEDKIWQVIIAQRSEVDDRQDECKRFESTWFIAVKLCETAAEAARTSGAEHASITVSTNIQVALTQVEEAQKLSKDADKKLIEIKVMEVERMAQHAASLQNDSDEEEVPDAYLRED from the exons ATGGCCGCACTGCGGAGGATAACAACCTGCTTCCGTCTACTCAG gaGTTCAACTCGTGTCCTCATCAGTAGCGGTAAACCTGCGGGGAAATGGACACACATTCTGTACACAGGTATATCGTCACTAACTGTGGGCGGTGCGCTGTGTGCTATACCTTTCAAACAG GCTGACAACCTCTCTCGTGACTCTCTGGTCAGACGAGCAGCCTCTCTGGTTACAGACAGTTCAAGCACCTTTCTCTCTCAGACCACTTTAGCTCTTATTGATGCCATCACAGAGTACTCTAAA ACTGTGCACACACTCATTTCCCTCCAAAGACGATATTTGGAAGCGCTGGGAAGACTATCTCAAGTAGAAGAGGATAAAATCTGGCAGGTGATCATTGCCCAGCGTTCTGAG GTTGACGACAGACAAGATGAATGCAAACGTTTTGAGTCCACCTGGTTCATCGCAGTCAAGCTGTGTGAAACGGCGGCTGAGGCAGCACGCACATCAG GAGCTGAACATGCGTCCATCACGGTGTCGACGAACATTCAGGTGGCCCTGACGCAGGTGGAGGAGGCACAGAAACTGTCAAAGGATGCCGATAAAAAGTTGATCGAGATTAAAGTAATGGAGGTTGAAAGGATGGCGCAACATGCTGCTTCCTTACAGAATGATAGTGATGAGGAAGAGGTGCCTGACGCTTATCTAAGAGAAGATTGA